The sequence GGCAGCCTGGTCAAATTCCCCCTTCAAAACCAAAGAAATGGACTCATTGTAGGCCCGGTTGGCGTCATCTCCGCCGATTTTGCAGGCCAGCCAGATTTCACGTTGAGCGGTAATACTGGCATAGGCTTTCTCGATCGCAAGTCCAAAAGGATCGTAATCTACTACTTTATAGGTTAAATCAGCATTCATAGTATTCATGACAATGGACTTAGGCGGTTTTAAAAGCTAGCTCAAGGTATTTCCCTGGACGCTCTGGGTCTGGGACAAACCAGGCGGCTTTACCTTCCGGTGTTTTGCCCAGTTTGGCGCCAGGAACGGGCGGTTGATCTTTGGAAAGTACGTCGGGAGAGGCTTGGAAGCCTTCAGAAAGTCCCGGTACGAGGGCATCCCAGAATGTCGCCGAAGCAAGCTGTTGGAAACCGCTTTTGATGACCGTTAGAATAAGGTCAGTATCTTCGTCTTGGTAGGCGCCTGTAGCAAAGCAGGGGAAGCCATCATAGATGTGAAGCCCTTGCTCTCTAAAGGTGGCAAAAAGCAATTCTGTGTAGGGAAGCTCTTGCTTAAACTTGATTTTCCATAAGGAACCGAAATTGGCCACGTAGGCCGGGATGTTGTGTTCTTCGAAGAAACCGTTCAGGCCATCGGCAAGTCGCTGGACCTTGGCTGCCAGATTCTGTTGGAGTTGACCATCGTCCTGTTGGATATACTCTAAGGAAGCTTTGGCTGTAGCAAGGGCTAGCGGATGACGGACAAAGGTTCCGGCAAAATAGGTGACGTCTATCTCAGGAACGGAGGCGTCGCCGTACTGCCAATGTCCTCCGTCCAGCGCATCCATAAATTCCGCTTTTCCTGCGATGACCCCAATGGGCAGCCCTCCGCCAACGACTTTGCCATAGGTGGCCAAGTCAGCTTTGATGCCAAAGATCCCCTGTGCACCTTGTGGATGCATCCTGAATCCGGTGATCACTTCGTCAAAAATCAATGCTGAACCGACAGCAGCGGTGATCTCCCGAACTTTCTTCAGGAAATCTACCGGTTGGAATTCCGGCCTTCTGCTTTGGACAGGTTCCACCAGCACGGCAGCGATTTCATCTTTTCTTTCTTCGATGATCCGCAGGGTTTCCGCTGTTCCATAGTCAAGGATGAGGATGTTTTCGACCGATTCGGCCATGATGCCGGCAGCAGCCGGGAAGGATTTTAAGCTCTTCGTTCCCCGGACGATGACTTCGTCAAATATCCCATGATAAGACCCGTTAAAGGCCACGACAAGCGATCGTTGGGTGATGGTGCGGGCAATGCGCAAGGCGCCCATGACGGCTTCAGAGCCCGTGTTGCACAGGGCAGCGCGGTCGTGGCCGGTGATGTCACAGATGAGTTTGCAGACAGCTCCGGATAGCTCATGCTGCGGCCCAATTTCATAACCTTTTTCTATTTGCTCTTTGAGCGCCTCATCGATAAAGTCAGGCTTGTGGCCAAATAAAATGGAGCCAAAACCATTCAAAATGTCCAGGTATTCATTGCCGTCAATGTCCCAAATTCGACTTCCTTTTGAGCGGTTTACCACAAGGGAGTAAACCGTTTCCTTGATGCTTGGGTTGAATCCACTGACCACCCGCGGATCTGCCATGTGGCTCCTGTTTTGTTGGGTGTATGCTTTGCTGGAGGCTGTTTTGGAAGTGTACTTTTTGGTGAACGCTTCGATAAAGTTTTGCTGCTTTTCAGGGAGGCTTTGGCCGTTTTTGTCGATCCGGGCCGTGGCTCCAAATGGCTTTTTCAGGTTTTCAGCATCTTCTTTGCTTAGCGTCACTGCTGGTTTTTTGGCAGGAGATGGCGGTGCTGCGGGAGCATGGCCATTCAGGTGGGTGTTTGGTTCCTGCTGGGAAACGGCAGCAGCGGGCACGGCGGAGCCTTGTAGAAGCGCCAGCTGTTTGGAGAGCAGTTCAAGTTGTTGGCCAATAAGCCCGATGGCGGAATGGTGATTTGCCGAAGGATAGGTAGTGTGCGAAGGGACAGCCTGCCTGTTTTCGTTTTCCGCCAAGGGGGTGGTTGGTGATGGAATGGGAGAAGGCTCGGCAGCAGGTTGGAATTGATCCGCTGGAAGTGCTTCATCCAAGAAATTCACGAGGGCATTTACTGTGTTGACCTGGGAATTAAGTTGCCTAAAGGACAGGGGTACGCCAAATTCTTTTTTTAACGCAAACGATAATTGTGTGAGCAAAAGCGAATCCAGTCCCAATTCTAGAAATGAACTGTCACCAGGTTGGTGGTCGATGTCCAGACCGGAGAGACGCTCAAGTACGTCAACGGCTTTTTTGCGAAGAACTTCTGTTCTCATGGGTGTAGTAGTTTTTTTTCCGTTAATAATGGGAGTGTTTTGAGCAGGCTGTTGCGAAATGGGCGCTTTTACTGGAGGATCTATCCAGCACCTTTTCCTATCGAAAGCATAGGTTGGGACCTCTTCGAGGCGGATCCGTTTTTGCCCAGCATAAAATCGGTGCCAATCAGGTTTTCCGCCTGACAGGGTGATTTCTCCAAGATTCCCGAGAAGTTCTTGGTAATGGTTCTTGTCACTTTGCCGGTTGGTACTGTGGACGGTTACGGCATTTCGGGCCTGCTGATGTTGTTTGATAAGTGTGCTAAGGACATTTCCTGGGCCAATTTCCACGAAAATAGTGTTCGGATCTTCTTCCAGTAAGTGCTCCATGGCCGGCGAAAAGCAAACGGCCTTGCGCAGGTGTGCGGTCCAGTACGGTACCGAAGTGGCCTCCTGATCGGTCAATGGTTTGGTCGTGACGGTAGAGACGATGGGGATCGATGGAGCACTCATGTTGGTCTTTGCCACCTCTTTGCCAAAGTCGTCGAGTACAGGATCCATCATGGAAGAATGAAAGGCATGACTTGTGAACAGTTTCTTGTGCAAGATGTTCTCTTGGTCAAGCAGGGAACTGATGTGGGCTATCGCTTCTGATGGGCCGGCAAGTACGCATAAGTTGGGTGAGTTTATCGCGGCCAGCGAAATATCACCTTCGATGAGGTGCTCTATTTTACTATGGGGAGCTCGAACGGAGAGCATGTCCCCACCGGGTAGGGCCGCTACCAATTGTCCTCTTTTGGCTACTAGCCGCGTGACATCCTCCAAGGAAAATACGCCTGCCAAATGCGCCGCTACAAACTCCCCAATGCTGTGTCCGACCATGGCTGAAGGGGAGATTCCCCATGCCATCCATAGCTTGGCAAGGGCATACTCTATGGCAAATATGGCGGGCTGGGTGTACCGGGTATTTTTTAAGAGGGCTTCGGCTTCTGCTGTTTCCGCTGCTGGGCAGATGATGTCCAAGAGTGGCCTGTCCAATAATTTATCGAACAAATTGGCACATTGCGTTAACGCCTCCCGAAAGGCCGGAGCCGATTCGAACAGGTCTTTGCCCATGTTCAGGTACTGTGCACCTTGGCCCGGAAAAACAAATACCGTGTTTTGAGGTAACTGCTTGACGGTCTTTTGTCTGGTGGTAGTGTTGTTTTTACGGACCAGCTGGGAAAGAAGATCGGCGCTATCCTTGAAGGTGAGGTATGCTCTATGGATAAATTGGTGTGGCTTCAGGTTTATGGAATAGCAAAGATCAGCCAGGTTCATCGTTGGGTTTGATCGAACCAGCTGGAGTAATTTATCCTTGTACAATTCAAGGCTGTTTGCTGTTTTCGCAGAGAAGCAAAGCAGGTGATAGGGAGAGGTGGGAGCATCTGATGTTTCCTGCACCTGTGGGTATTCTTCTAGGATCACATGCACATTAGTGCCTCCGATGCCGAATGAACTGACCCCGGCCCTGCGCGGAAATTCAGCCTGCCATGCGGTGGTGGCTCCATTGATGTAAAAAGGCGTGTCTTTTAAGTCGATTTGCGGATTTAACTCTCGAAAGCCTACCGTGGCGGGGATTTTTTGGTGATAGATGGACAGGACGGTTTTGATAAGTCCCGTGACCCCTGCTGCGGCGGTAAGGTGACCGAAGTTGCTTTTGACCGAGCCAATGCCGCAAAAACGGTGCTTCTCATGCTTGCCGAAAGCCAATTTTAACCCTTCGATTTCGATGGGATCACCTAGCGGTGTGGCCGTGCCATGGGCTTCCACATAACTGATAGAAGAGGGGTGGAGCTCCCCGTCCTCCAAGGCTGCCTTGATGACATCTGCCTGCCCTTGGATGCTTGGGGCGGAAAAGCTGCCTTTGGCATTGCCGTCATTGTTGATACCGATGCCCTTGATGGTAGCATAGATTCTATCCCCGTCTTGGATGGCCATGTCCAAGTCTTTTAGCATGATGGCTGCTGCTCCGTCACTAAAAAGGGTGCCTGAAGCGGAGGCATCAAAAGGTTTGCAGTGGCTGTCTTTACTGAAGATCGCTCCTTCTTGGTAAAGATGGCCGCTGTTGATGGGAGAGGTGATGGTGCTGCCCCCAGCGATGGCCATTTGGCATTGGCCGGTACGGATGCTCTGTACTGCTTGGGCTATGGCCAATAGAGAGGTAGAACAGGCGGAATACACGCTAATCGCAGGGCCTTTGAGGTCAAACTGGTAGGCCGTACGCGTGGCGATATAGTCTTTTTCATTCAAGGTCATGACCTGTAGTGCCCCGTTTTGTTCGATCAGGTCAGGATTGCTTAAAAGATTCTTTTGGTAATAGGTGTTGTTGTTGGTGCCTGCAAAAACCCCTGTTTTGTAAGAAGGGGTTGGATGGAGCGGTGAGGTTTTCTCCAAAAGCTCCCAAGCCAGCTCCAAGAAAAGGCGTTGCTGTGGATCCATCAAGGCTGCTTGATGCGGAGTAATGCCAAAGAAATTTGGGTCAAATTTATCCGCATCTTTGAGAATACCCCTGGCTTTTACATAATTTTCATCCTTTTTAACGGCCTCAGCGATCCATGGGTCCAGCGCTGCTTCTTCGAAGGTGGTGACGGTTTCCTTTCCTTCCACCAGATTTTTCCAGAAGGTGTCGATATCGTCAGCGCCGGGGAATCTGCCGGTCATGCCTACAATGGCCACTGCCTTTTGTGCAGGAGTTCTGGTAGCCACATTTGTGCCTGGAGCAGTGGATCCGTCCTGAGAGAGATGAGCGGTCAGGGCTTGGATGGTTGGATGTTGGTAGATGCTGGTGACCGGAACGGTAAGTCCAAGGGCCAAACGTATATCGTTTGATAGTTTTTGGGCCAAGAGGGAGTTGCCGCCAAATTCGAAGAAATTGTCAGAAATGCCGATTCTATCGAAGTGGAGTACTTGCTGAAAATATTTGGCCAGCTTTTTCTCCAGAGTGGTTTTAGCAGGTACTATCGGCGCTTCGATCTTTTCACGTTTATTGATCGGATCAGGCAGCGACTTGCGGTCAATTTTTCCACTGGATGTTTTGGG comes from Echinicola vietnamensis DSM 17526 and encodes:
- a CDS encoding type I polyketide synthase; protein product: MYTTNPIPEMTIVDLFKEQAIIASSKPAISYGGDQISYQRLEDNSNQLAHLMIEKGVSPQDTVGLCVHRSTEMMVAILAILKCGAAYVPIAPEFPEERKKFICEAAEVKLMITDQGDLLETLAGIPLLDIRENISSAYPILSPSVNFSTDNTAYILFTSGSTGEPKGVCMPHKALVNLLLWQKKQFNKHVGVNTLQFSKFTFDVSFQEIFSTLTTGGILHLLDEETVKDPFALLQLMEEKQINRLFLPFVSLQSLAHTAVAHQLYPKTLEAVITAGEQLKITEQITAFFSQLDRATLYNQYGPTEAHVVSQLTLNPENTSSWPALPSIGYAIDNTELYVLDQNEQPVPQGSEGELYITGDCLASGYLKQPALTQEKFKFLDSIKGKPSLRAYKTGDIAKISAAGEVIFLGRRDDQVKIRGHRIELGEVEAVLGKYPAIYQVAVQAKMYEDGQKYLVAYYIPAPNQQPTQKQLIEHLAQSLPEYMIPAIFFQMEAFPKTSSGKIDRKSLPDPINKREKIEAPIVPAKTTLEKKLAKYFQQVLHFDRIGISDNFFEFGGNSLLAQKLSNDIRLALGLTVPVTSIYQHPTIQALTAHLSQDGSTAPGTNVATRTPAQKAVAIVGMTGRFPGADDIDTFWKNLVEGKETVTTFEEAALDPWIAEAVKKDENYVKARGILKDADKFDPNFFGITPHQAALMDPQQRLFLELAWELLEKTSPLHPTPSYKTGVFAGTNNNTYYQKNLLSNPDLIEQNGALQVMTLNEKDYIATRTAYQFDLKGPAISVYSACSTSLLAIAQAVQSIRTGQCQMAIAGGSTITSPINSGHLYQEGAIFSKDSHCKPFDASASGTLFSDGAAAIMLKDLDMAIQDGDRIYATIKGIGINNDGNAKGSFSAPSIQGQADVIKAALEDGELHPSSISYVEAHGTATPLGDPIEIEGLKLAFGKHEKHRFCGIGSVKSNFGHLTAAAGVTGLIKTVLSIYHQKIPATVGFRELNPQIDLKDTPFYINGATTAWQAEFPRRAGVSSFGIGGTNVHVILEEYPQVQETSDAPTSPYHLLCFSAKTANSLELYKDKLLQLVRSNPTMNLADLCYSINLKPHQFIHRAYLTFKDSADLLSQLVRKNNTTTRQKTVKQLPQNTVFVFPGQGAQYLNMGKDLFESAPAFREALTQCANLFDKLLDRPLLDIICPAAETAEAEALLKNTRYTQPAIFAIEYALAKLWMAWGISPSAMVGHSIGEFVAAHLAGVFSLEDVTRLVAKRGQLVAALPGGDMLSVRAPHSKIEHLIEGDISLAAINSPNLCVLAGPSEAIAHISSLLDQENILHKKLFTSHAFHSSMMDPVLDDFGKEVAKTNMSAPSIPIVSTVTTKPLTDQEATSVPYWTAHLRKAVCFSPAMEHLLEEDPNTIFVEIGPGNVLSTLIKQHQQARNAVTVHSTNRQSDKNHYQELLGNLGEITLSGGKPDWHRFYAGQKRIRLEEVPTYAFDRKRCWIDPPVKAPISQQPAQNTPIINGKKTTTPMRTEVLRKKAVDVLERLSGLDIDHQPGDSSFLELGLDSLLLTQLSFALKKEFGVPLSFRQLNSQVNTVNALVNFLDEALPADQFQPAAEPSPIPSPTTPLAENENRQAVPSHTTYPSANHHSAIGLIGQQLELLSKQLALLQGSAVPAAAVSQQEPNTHLNGHAPAAPPSPAKKPAVTLSKEDAENLKKPFGATARIDKNGQSLPEKQQNFIEAFTKKYTSKTASSKAYTQQNRSHMADPRVVSGFNPSIKETVYSLVVNRSKGSRIWDIDGNEYLDILNGFGSILFGHKPDFIDEALKEQIEKGYEIGPQHELSGAVCKLICDITGHDRAALCNTGSEAVMGALRIARTITQRSLVVAFNGSYHGIFDEVIVRGTKSLKSFPAAAGIMAESVENILILDYGTAETLRIIEERKDEIAAVLVEPVQSRRPEFQPVDFLKKVREITAAVGSALIFDEVITGFRMHPQGAQGIFGIKADLATYGKVVGGGLPIGVIAGKAEFMDALDGGHWQYGDASVPEIDVTYFAGTFVRHPLALATAKASLEYIQQDDGQLQQNLAAKVQRLADGLNGFFEEHNIPAYVANFGSLWKIKFKQELPYTELLFATFREQGLHIYDGFPCFATGAYQDEDTDLILTVIKSGFQQLASATFWDALVPGLSEGFQASPDVLSKDQPPVPGAKLGKTPEGKAAWFVPDPERPGKYLELAFKTA